A portion of the Litorimonas taeanensis genome contains these proteins:
- a CDS encoding SRPBCC family protein — protein sequence MKLFLISVLSIFLIFIGGCVAGFFMPNTLTVERSIVMDAYIDDVFPYLEDLEQHQNWAALDLYLGNTAIITGGADYGTGQTQAWQNGPENFEFGSREIVQSQAGEFVQISLNIAGKSSLMTHALTSNQDETVTVLSNHAFPQPGFPYLGRLRQYLVKSGRERDLDAALLRLRTIVEANRD from the coding sequence ATGAAGCTTTTTTTAATATCTGTATTGAGCATTTTTCTGATTTTCATCGGTGGGTGCGTTGCTGGTTTTTTTATGCCAAATACGCTGACAGTAGAGCGGTCCATTGTCATGGACGCTTATATTGATGATGTTTTCCCTTATCTAGAAGATCTCGAGCAACATCAAAATTGGGCGGCGCTTGATCTCTATCTGGGGAATACAGCCATTATTACCGGAGGCGCAGATTATGGGACAGGGCAAACGCAAGCCTGGCAAAATGGCCCTGAAAATTTTGAGTTTGGTAGCCGCGAAATCGTTCAATCTCAAGCGGGAGAATTTGTCCAAATTAGTTTAAATATTGCGGGCAAGAGTAGTTTAATGACCCATGCGTTAACATCAAACCAAGATGAGACTGTAACTGTCTTATCCAATCACGCCTTTCCGCAACCTGGGTTTCCTTATCTTGGGCGATTAAGGCAATACCTCGTTAAATCTGGTCGTGAACGAGATTTAGATGCTGCGTTATTACGGTTGAGAACTATCGTAGAAGCCAATCGGGACTAA
- a CDS encoding FMN-binding glutamate synthase family protein, with protein MEHATSFAMRGLNLLGSLFLFVIGMLVITGLIFFIIDITQTKSAIRRNYPVIGRFRTVFSKLGEFFRQYFFAQDREEMPFNRAEREWVNHVADHGADVVPFGSTKVLSPGTPIFANGLFPKLQDEHENLPAFIIGKNTRHPYAPKSFFNISAMSYGSLSKPAVQALSHGAALAGCYLNTGEGGVSPYHLEGKCDVIYQLGTAKFGARNPDGTLNEERLRKICENPHIRMVEIKLSQGAKPGKGGILPGKKVTAEIAEIRHIPEGLDAISPNRHIDAANPEELLDLVHNVREVSGRPTGLKFCIGNPLPIIDLMKAIKQRGEESAPDYIVIDGGEGGTGAAPLPLIDNTGLTIRESLPLMDDLLREYGLRDRVALIASGKLITPADVAWAFCAGADLVNAARGFMFALGCIQALKCDKNTCPTGITTHNHRLQRGLDPSNKAVRVRNYVKSIKKEVEVISHACGVDGPRNLTREHLMIIQPSGRSKPFNQVWDRSRYQD; from the coding sequence ATGGAACATGCGACGAGCTTTGCCATGCGGGGATTAAATCTTCTGGGGTCGCTTTTCCTGTTTGTCATTGGAATGTTGGTCATCACAGGCTTGATATTCTTCATTATCGATATCACCCAGACAAAAAGTGCCATCCGACGAAACTACCCAGTTATAGGGCGGTTTCGGACTGTGTTTTCAAAACTCGGGGAATTTTTTAGACAATATTTTTTCGCTCAGGATCGTGAAGAAATGCCCTTCAACCGCGCAGAGCGAGAATGGGTAAACCATGTTGCCGATCATGGCGCTGATGTTGTTCCCTTCGGTTCAACGAAAGTCCTCTCGCCCGGCACACCTATTTTCGCCAATGGTTTATTTCCAAAACTTCAAGACGAGCATGAAAACCTGCCTGCCTTTATTATTGGGAAAAACACGCGGCACCCATATGCCCCCAAAAGTTTCTTTAATATTTCCGCCATGAGCTATGGCAGTCTATCCAAACCTGCTGTCCAAGCCCTCTCTCATGGGGCCGCTTTGGCAGGATGTTATTTAAATACGGGCGAAGGCGGTGTGTCTCCTTATCATTTAGAGGGTAAATGCGACGTCATTTATCAGCTTGGGACAGCAAAATTTGGGGCACGAAACCCAGACGGCACATTGAATGAAGAGAGGCTTAGAAAAATTTGCGAAAACCCGCATATTCGCATGGTAGAAATTAAACTCTCCCAAGGGGCAAAGCCCGGTAAAGGCGGTATATTACCCGGCAAAAAAGTGACGGCTGAAATTGCAGAGATACGCCACATTCCCGAAGGGTTAGATGCTATCTCTCCTAACCGGCATATTGATGCCGCTAACCCAGAAGAGCTGCTTGACCTTGTGCATAACGTAAGAGAAGTCTCTGGGCGGCCAACGGGGCTCAAATTTTGTATTGGGAATCCCCTACCCATTATCGATCTAATGAAAGCCATTAAACAACGAGGCGAAGAGAGTGCGCCAGATTATATCGTTATTGATGGCGGCGAAGGCGGAACGGGTGCCGCGCCCCTCCCTCTCATCGACAATACAGGTTTAACTATACGTGAGAGTTTACCCTTAATGGATGACCTCTTGCGTGAATATGGATTACGAGACCGCGTCGCCCTAATTGCCAGCGGCAAACTTATTACACCCGCCGATGTCGCATGGGCCTTTTGCGCGGGCGCTGATCTTGTTAATGCCGCGCGGGGCTTCATGTTTGCCTTGGGCTGCATCCAAGCCTTGAAATGCGACAAAAATACGTGCCCCACGGGAATTACGACACATAATCACCGCCTTCAGCGCGGTTTGGACCCTTCGAACAAGGCCGTACGCGTTCGTAATTATGTCAAAAGCATAAAAAAAGAAGTCGAAGTCATCTCGCATGCCTGCGGCGTAGATGGTCCGCGAAATCTAACACGGGAACATCTTATGATTATTCAACCTTCGGGGCGGAGCAAGCCCTTTAATCAAGTATGGGATCGTTCACGCTATCAAGATTGA
- the yghU gene encoding glutathione-dependent disulfide-bond oxidoreductase, whose product MTDIYTPPKVWTWDKSSGGKFANINRPISGATSEKDLPVGEHPLQLYSLATPNGVKVTIMLEELLAAGHSGAEYDAWVTNIQEGDQFTSGFVSVNPNSKIPALMDHSTNPPQRVFESGSILMYLAEKFGAFLPTDFTARTEAISWLMWQMGSGPYLGGGFGHFYAYAPEKWEYPINRFAMEVKRQLDVLDKHLAKHEYFAGDEYSIADMAIWPWYGQLALGNIYEAGEFLQTQDYKNVLRWTNQIGERKAVQRGRRVNRMWGPEEERVPNRHSASDLD is encoded by the coding sequence ATGACTGATATCTATACCCCACCAAAAGTCTGGACATGGGACAAAAGTTCAGGCGGGAAATTCGCCAATATAAACAGACCTATTTCAGGCGCCACGTCTGAAAAAGACTTACCCGTAGGCGAGCACCCGCTGCAGCTCTACTCTTTGGCAACACCCAATGGCGTGAAAGTGACAATCATGCTCGAAGAATTACTCGCCGCCGGGCATTCAGGCGCCGAATATGATGCTTGGGTCACGAATATCCAAGAAGGCGATCAATTCACAAGCGGCTTCGTCTCTGTAAATCCAAATTCTAAAATTCCTGCGCTAATGGATCACAGTACAAACCCGCCCCAGCGCGTTTTTGAATCAGGCTCAATTTTAATGTATCTGGCTGAGAAATTTGGGGCCTTCCTCCCCACAGATTTCACCGCCCGTACTGAGGCGATTTCATGGCTTATGTGGCAAATGGGTAGCGGTCCGTATCTAGGCGGTGGTTTCGGTCACTTCTATGCCTATGCCCCCGAGAAATGGGAGTATCCCATCAACCGTTTTGCTATGGAAGTAAAACGCCAACTCGACGTATTGGATAAACACCTAGCAAAGCATGAATATTTCGCAGGTGATGAATATTCTATCGCAGATATGGCCATATGGCCATGGTATGGCCAGCTCGCTTTGGGCAATATTTACGAAGCAGGAGAGTTTTTGCAAACTCAGGATTATAAAAACGTCCTGCGTTGGACAAACCAAATTGGCGAACGTAAAGCCGTTCAGCGCGGTCGCCGTGTTAACCGAATGTGGGGCCCCGAAGAAGAGCGCGTCCCTAATCGGCATAGCGCTTCTGACCTTGATTAA
- a CDS encoding YebC/PmpR family DNA-binding transcriptional regulator — MAGHSKWANIQHRKGRQDKLRSKLFSKLAKDIAIASKMGGPDPDMNPRLRLAIANAKGQSMPKDNIQRAVDKGAGGDGDDYEEIRYEGFGPGGIGFIVEASTDNKNRAAMAVRTAFSKNGGALGETGSVAFMFDQLGKIEYPLAVTDEDSMMEAAIEAGAEDCETDEEAEDQWDEYEPVHTIWTARDDLGNVAAELEKTFGEAKSVNLVWKAQNEIDNPEQAAAVVRLTDALEDVDDVSNVFHSFNMTDEALATLEGDE, encoded by the coding sequence ATGGCAGGCCATTCAAAATGGGCGAATATCCAGCACCGTAAGGGGCGTCAGGATAAACTTCGCTCGAAACTTTTTTCTAAACTCGCGAAAGATATTGCGATTGCGTCTAAAATGGGCGGCCCTGACCCTGATATGAATCCGCGTTTGCGCCTCGCTATTGCTAACGCCAAAGGCCAATCCATGCCGAAGGATAATATTCAACGTGCTGTTGATAAGGGTGCAGGCGGCGACGGAGATGATTACGAAGAAATCCGTTATGAGGGATTTGGTCCCGGCGGTATTGGTTTCATCGTCGAAGCCAGCACAGACAATAAGAACCGCGCTGCGATGGCTGTGCGGACGGCCTTTTCTAAAAATGGCGGTGCTTTGGGAGAGACAGGTTCTGTTGCTTTCATGTTCGACCAATTGGGTAAGATTGAATACCCTCTAGCGGTCACAGATGAAGACTCAATGATGGAGGCGGCTATCGAAGCTGGCGCTGAAGATTGCGAGACAGATGAAGAAGCCGAAGACCAGTGGGATGAGTATGAGCCCGTTCATACAATCTGGACGGCCCGTGATGATCTTGGGAATGTTGCCGCAGAACTAGAAAAGACATTTGGTGAAGCCAAATCCGTCAATCTGGTTTGGAAAGCCCAAAACGAAATTGATAATCCTGAACAGGCGGCAGCGGTCGTTCGTCTCACGGATGCACTCGAAGATGTCGATGATGTTTCAAATGTATTCCATAGCTTTAATATGACAGACGAAGCTTTAGCGACGCTAGAAGGCGATGAGTAA
- a CDS encoding DEAD/DEAH box helicase, with protein sequence MTDMSPTPSEATEADAPTGKTDTALPDTVHPSLAAALAKKGYKTLTPVQSAVLDPKISHSDLLVSAQTGSGKTVAFGLALAPTLLGKEDEFAPTESALIVAIAPTRELALQVKREMEWLYGQAGAILATCVGGMDMRTERRALERGAHIVVGTPGRLCDHIKRGSLDMSGVKAVVLDEADEMLKMGFREELELILNAAPENHRSLMFSATMPASITSLTKKYQKDAVRLKVVADTKQHLDIEYRALTIAPADSENAISNLLQYHDAKNAIVFCDTRMAVNRMTSRFGNRGFSVVALSGELSQAERSHAIQAMRDGRAKVCIATDVAARGLDLPDLELVIHASIPKNPEALLHRSGRTGRAGRKGISALIVPYKAQRRTERLLRDAKITANWGKPPSAEEVLAKDDERMLASLVLDTPVSDEERAIVDTLLAEHSSESIAMAFIRQYRATRSAPEELSAANSYNPADDKRGGERRSREHRETRGRDDFEGGIWFCLNLGRKQKAEPRWILPMLCKSGELKKGEIGNIKITDTQTFVEVAPKGVERFVAAIGPEGKIEKAITATRIEGKPDFQASRGQRGQEPREPRAKRDGAPKGKSNYKGKSDYKDKSDYKGKSDYKGKAPRKDKPKYHGKSDYQDSPENARTPGPAHDGPKDGMNFDSKPKKPHKKKLARAAARAAGNAQGKTGGKPPSKSTGKSTGKPSGKPSGKTGGGRSNRGPNSGPNSERPSGKRTPPNRNSGGTGKLMRKGRKPAKKR encoded by the coding sequence ATGACAGATATGTCCCCGACCCCTTCCGAAGCGACAGAGGCAGATGCCCCTACAGGCAAAACAGACACCGCTTTGCCCGATACGGTTCACCCTTCTTTGGCGGCCGCTTTGGCGAAAAAGGGATATAAAACTCTGACGCCTGTTCAGTCTGCTGTGCTTGACCCAAAAATCTCTCATTCTGATTTGCTCGTCTCGGCCCAAACGGGTTCAGGAAAAACGGTTGCCTTTGGCCTGGCCCTGGCGCCGACCCTGTTGGGCAAAGAAGACGAATTTGCGCCAACAGAGAGCGCGCTCATAGTAGCGATTGCGCCAACACGTGAGCTAGCCTTGCAGGTCAAACGCGAAATGGAATGGCTATATGGCCAAGCAGGCGCCATTCTGGCGACCTGTGTTGGCGGGATGGATATGCGCACGGAACGCCGCGCATTGGAACGCGGTGCCCATATCGTCGTCGGCACGCCCGGGCGATTATGCGACCACATTAAACGCGGCTCGCTAGATATGAGCGGCGTGAAAGCCGTCGTCCTCGACGAAGCGGATGAAATGTTAAAAATGGGCTTCCGCGAGGAATTAGAGCTCATCCTCAACGCCGCCCCCGAAAACCACCGCAGCCTTATGTTCTCGGCCACTATGCCGGCCTCTATCACCAGCTTGACCAAGAAATACCAAAAAGATGCAGTCCGATTAAAAGTCGTCGCCGACACAAAACAACATCTGGACATTGAATATCGCGCCTTGACGATTGCGCCCGCTGATAGTGAAAATGCCATTTCAAACCTGTTACAATATCATGATGCGAAAAATGCCATCGTGTTCTGCGATACCCGTATGGCCGTCAACCGCATGACGAGCCGATTTGGAAATCGCGGATTCTCGGTTGTGGCCCTATCCGGAGAATTAAGCCAAGCCGAACGTAGCCATGCTATCCAAGCCATGCGAGACGGACGCGCCAAAGTCTGCATCGCCACTGATGTGGCGGCGCGCGGTCTTGACTTGCCTGATCTTGAACTCGTTATCCACGCCTCTATTCCCAAAAACCCCGAAGCCCTGCTCCACCGTTCTGGCCGAACAGGACGCGCCGGACGAAAAGGCATTAGCGCGCTCATCGTGCCCTATAAGGCACAAAGACGAACAGAACGATTACTCCGCGACGCCAAAATAACCGCCAATTGGGGCAAGCCCCCTTCGGCGGAAGAAGTCCTCGCCAAAGACGATGAACGTATGCTCGCCTCTCTCGTGCTCGATACGCCTGTCTCTGATGAAGAACGCGCCATTGTCGATACATTACTGGCCGAGCATTCATCTGAATCTATCGCAATGGCTTTCATCCGCCAATATCGCGCGACGCGCTCTGCGCCAGAGGAATTATCGGCGGCCAATAGCTATAACCCCGCGGATGATAAACGCGGCGGCGAGAGGCGTTCGCGTGAACACCGCGAAACCAGAGGCCGCGATGATTTCGAGGGCGGTATTTGGTTCTGCCTCAATTTGGGCCGCAAACAAAAAGCCGAGCCCCGCTGGATCCTCCCTATGTTATGCAAATCGGGCGAGCTGAAAAAAGGCGAAATCGGCAATATTAAAATTACCGATACGCAGACCTTTGTCGAAGTTGCGCCCAAAGGTGTGGAGCGTTTTGTGGCCGCCATTGGCCCCGAAGGTAAAATCGAAAAAGCCATTACCGCAACCCGGATTGAAGGCAAGCCAGACTTTCAGGCCTCGCGCGGACAAAGAGGCCAAGAGCCCCGCGAACCGCGCGCCAAAAGAGACGGAGCGCCCAAAGGGAAGTCGAATTATAAAGGCAAGTCTGATTACAAGGACAAGTCTGATTATAAGGGAAAGTCTGATTATAAAGGCAAAGCCCCCCGTAAAGATAAACCCAAATATCACGGCAAGTCAGATTACCAAGACAGCCCAGAAAACGCCCGTACACCCGGCCCCGCCCATGACGGCCCCAAAGATGGGATGAATTTCGACAGCAAACCGAAAAAACCGCATAAGAAAAAGCTAGCCCGCGCAGCGGCCAGAGCCGCCGGAAATGCACAAGGCAAAACAGGCGGGAAGCCCCCTAGTAAATCCACTGGTAAATCCACTGGAAAACCCTCTGGTAAACCGTCAGGAAAGACTGGCGGTGGCCGTTCAAATCGTGGCCCCAATAGCGGCCCAAATTCGGAAAGACCCAGCGGAAAACGAACGCCCCCAAACCGCAATAGCGGCGGCACAGGTAAATTAATGCGAAAAGGCCGAAAGCCCGCGAAAAAACGCTAA
- a CDS encoding ATP-binding protein — protein MLDTIGDNETLSLAAKQDFVKKTVNSSNPVKVISELIWNSLDADASNVFVTTKVNELGGVDEITVKDDGTGINTQQAVEAFQKVGGSWKAQKQTTVGKRALHGKEGKGRLHFHSIAGFANWESVSMVDGTLEAIAIEIKSLNLEKTEITKIPVKGDKTGTIAKLSALSLVFDELDHPEIITQLSHIFAPYLIRYSGVQIHFNGVKLNPNIDIENRRLIPEFKVTSNGKTIVVNKVDLVIWKRSNDERKIYYGSRPGVILDSQPANVTAPGISFSAYAYSDYFNEAHEKGLLGLGDLNEPILIETFEKIRERLNNVFREIQANLNSGLIEEYKKKGIYPYKQDPQNAAEKAEQEVFAVTTRVASTYSKTFREAHDSQKEMMLSLLKQAFISNPDSLTTILSAVFGLPKNKQDDFADLLEKTELVNIVETAQFIYERITIIEVLKKVVFDKDLRKHVKERGQLDTLIQNNTWLFGENFHITLHEAGLTRIMNRVCSDMGKKRKGRKPVKTIKGKSARVDTFLGRSVPHPDAEKKEFLVIELKAPKIKLTKKEADQIENYALTLSKQHDFKGTNTDWNFYLIGTEYDDYVRDKITEDNRPQGVFYIKNGVTIWIKTWAEIIRACEGRLAFIQMKLNLTISDEEIKSRIDELTAKIAPRS, from the coding sequence ATGCTTGATACAATCGGTGACAACGAAACCCTAAGCTTGGCGGCAAAGCAAGATTTTGTCAAAAAAACTGTAAATTCAAGTAACCCAGTAAAAGTAATTTCTGAACTCATCTGGAATTCATTGGATGCCGATGCGTCTAACGTATTTGTCACAACTAAGGTAAATGAGCTTGGCGGGGTGGATGAAATTACGGTGAAGGACGATGGAACGGGAATTAACACTCAACAAGCGGTGGAGGCTTTTCAAAAAGTTGGGGGTTCATGGAAGGCACAAAAACAAACTACAGTAGGTAAACGTGCATTACACGGCAAAGAAGGTAAGGGCAGACTACACTTTCATTCCATCGCAGGTTTTGCCAACTGGGAAAGTGTGTCTATGGTAGATGGCACTCTCGAAGCAATTGCAATAGAAATTAAGTCCCTAAATTTAGAAAAGACCGAAATCACAAAAATCCCTGTGAAAGGCGACAAAACTGGCACAATAGCTAAACTATCCGCACTATCGTTAGTTTTTGATGAACTTGACCATCCTGAGATAATAACGCAACTATCTCACATTTTTGCACCTTACTTAATTCGGTATTCAGGCGTGCAGATACACTTTAATGGCGTAAAACTTAATCCCAATATTGACATCGAAAACCGTCGACTAATTCCTGAGTTCAAAGTGACCAGCAACGGTAAAACCATAGTAGTTAACAAGGTCGATTTAGTAATATGGAAGCGTTCAAATGATGAGAGAAAAATATATTATGGCTCTCGACCTGGAGTAATTTTGGACTCACAGCCAGCTAACGTAACTGCGCCAGGTATTTCATTTTCTGCATATGCATACTCTGACTATTTCAATGAAGCCCATGAGAAAGGCTTGTTAGGGCTTGGAGACCTAAATGAGCCAATATTAATTGAAACATTTGAAAAAATACGCGAACGACTTAACAATGTTTTTAGAGAAATTCAGGCGAATTTAAACTCAGGCCTTATCGAAGAGTATAAAAAAAAAGGTATATACCCCTACAAACAAGACCCGCAGAACGCCGCAGAAAAGGCAGAACAGGAAGTCTTCGCTGTAACGACTAGGGTCGCCAGCACATATTCCAAAACCTTCAGAGAGGCTCATGACTCACAAAAAGAAATGATGCTTTCGCTTTTAAAGCAAGCCTTTATCAGTAATCCAGACTCGCTAACTACAATCTTATCTGCCGTTTTCGGTTTACCTAAAAACAAACAAGACGACTTCGCGGATTTGTTGGAAAAAACAGAGTTAGTAAATATAGTAGAAACCGCACAGTTCATTTATGAAAGAATTACGATAATCGAAGTTCTAAAAAAAGTCGTATTTGATAAAGACCTCAGAAAGCATGTCAAAGAACGGGGGCAACTAGACACTCTAATACAGAACAACACTTGGTTATTTGGTGAGAACTTTCACATAACTTTACATGAAGCTGGATTAACTCGCATTATGAACCGTGTTTGCTCAGATATGGGAAAAAAACGCAAAGGCCGTAAGCCAGTTAAAACTATCAAAGGTAAATCTGCTAGAGTCGATACTTTTTTAGGAAGAAGTGTTCCTCACCCTGACGCTGAAAAAAAAGAATTTCTTGTTATTGAGCTGAAGGCCCCAAAGATTAAACTTACTAAAAAAGAAGCTGACCAAATTGAGAACTATGCTTTGACGCTATCCAAACAACATGACTTCAAAGGTACAAATACGGATTGGAATTTCTACTTAATCGGTACTGAATATGATGATTATGTCCGAGATAAAATAACTGAAGACAATAGGCCACAAGGTGTCTTTTACATAAAAAACGGTGTCACTATTTGGATTAAAACTTGGGCGGAAATAATTCGTGCTTGTGAGGGACGATTAGCTTTTATACAGATGAAACTAAACTTAACTATCTCAGATGAAGAAATAAAAAGTCGTATTGACGAGTTGACCGCAAAAATTGCACCACGTAGTTAA
- a CDS encoding lactoylglutathione lyase family protein produces the protein MMSTPRTFSHIGLSVPDLEAAVKFYTDVFGFYTIMPPNEVVEDDSAIGQMCTDVFGAGWNKLRIAHLSTADRVGIEIFEFPENHAPDKNLNYRQHGTFHFCIQDPDVEGIVEKIVAAGGRQRMPIREYYPGEKPYRMCYVEDPFGIVFEIYSHSYELIYSSGAYAS, from the coding sequence TTGATGTCTACACCCCGTACATTTTCCCATATTGGCCTGTCAGTTCCGGATTTAGAGGCCGCGGTGAAGTTTTATACCGATGTTTTCGGATTCTATACAATCATGCCGCCGAACGAAGTCGTCGAAGACGACAGTGCCATAGGCCAGATGTGCACGGATGTGTTTGGGGCCGGTTGGAACAAATTGCGTATTGCGCATTTATCGACGGCCGATCGTGTTGGAATCGAAATCTTTGAATTTCCTGAAAATCATGCACCAGATAAAAACCTGAATTATCGCCAACACGGCACATTTCATTTTTGTATCCAAGACCCAGATGTCGAAGGCATTGTTGAAAAGATTGTGGCGGCAGGGGGCAGGCAACGTATGCCAATCAGAGAATATTACCCAGGAGAGAAACCCTATCGTATGTGCTATGTCGAAGACCCGTTTGGTATCGTATTTGAAATCTACAGCCATAGTTATGAGCTGATTTATTCAAGTGGGGCTTACGCATCCTAA
- a CDS encoding LysR family transcriptional regulator, whose translation MINATWLETFTTLCETEHFTQAAKRLNMTQPGVSQHLRKLEQYFGYPLISQDGKSFSLTQQGDAIFALGLSRRREEKQLRETIEADDPNIGEIRLACSGSFAMLLYPKLLPWMNTAPNLRIDLEAAPQTNILSGLIAGDYDLGVVSEKPNHSRIKAQALGREELCLLLPKSAIGINITYAELQRRGLVAHPDAYAFADKLLPLNFPNEYLGSNALRIRGYINQIGQIPTPVAAGIGYTILPRSGLEAFPHSKQLMVAKLDTPQSQNLWLISRKGRVMSSKLKRLIQTITETAEQITTI comes from the coding sequence ATGATAAATGCCACTTGGTTAGAGACTTTCACGACCCTGTGTGAAACCGAACATTTCACACAGGCGGCAAAGCGATTGAACATGACACAGCCGGGCGTGTCGCAACATCTACGCAAATTGGAACAATATTTTGGTTACCCTTTAATCTCTCAAGATGGCAAAAGTTTTTCTCTTACGCAGCAAGGAGACGCTATCTTTGCTTTAGGGCTTTCAAGAAGACGAGAAGAAAAACAACTGCGCGAAACCATAGAAGCCGATGACCCTAATATCGGAGAGATTCGACTTGCCTGTTCTGGCAGTTTTGCCATGCTACTTTATCCCAAATTATTGCCCTGGATGAATACAGCGCCGAATTTAAGAATTGATCTTGAGGCGGCGCCACAAACAAACATCCTAAGCGGCCTTATCGCTGGGGACTATGATTTGGGGGTCGTGAGCGAAAAACCAAATCACAGCCGTATTAAGGCACAAGCGCTAGGCCGTGAAGAGTTATGCCTACTCCTGCCAAAATCGGCGATTGGGATTAATATAACCTATGCCGAATTACAAAGGCGCGGTCTTGTCGCGCATCCAGATGCCTATGCGTTCGCCGATAAGCTGTTACCCCTCAACTTTCCCAATGAATATTTAGGCTCTAATGCCTTACGCATTAGAGGGTATATAAATCAAATAGGGCAAATACCCACTCCCGTTGCCGCCGGCATAGGGTACACCATCCTGCCGCGCAGCGGATTAGAAGCTTTTCCTCATTCGAAACAGCTTATGGTCGCAAAATTAGACACCCCTCAATCACAGAATTTGTGGCTCATATCTCGTAAGGGTCGGGTGATGTCATCCAAATTGAAACGCTTGATACAGACAATCACAGAAACAGCTGAGCAAATAACCACTATTTAA
- a CDS encoding DUF3526 domain-containing protein codes for MMRELRFMFRDKAVWVWLSLAFLFSVLAVTLGMNEISQQRAEIAELKQLDEVEREVVLGKQSDWGSAAYYTFHLTYDAPSDFAFAAIGQRDVSPWKHRIRMLALEGQIYETDANNPDFALIGRFDFAFVATLIAPLLVILLLFDLRSGEQAAGRLRLIEASASSVRRLWWSRAGLRVGALILALCLPLLAAGVISGTAITTLLACAGAVCVYLLFWMGLTLWLTPAIRTGAYNLTIMLGVWLFVCAVIPASLTQIINKSVPLPDGGEIVLVQREAVNDAWDIPKEETYAAFMERHPEWAGYTKWDSEAFEWKWYYAFQQVGDQTAEPLSLAYRQGREKRDTLAGHASFISPATLMQRTIEGLANTDMKSAMAYEIAVRDFHAGLRAWYYPRLFPNLKYEAAEPTNALPNYNDAGL; via the coding sequence ATGATGCGCGAATTACGATTTATGTTCCGCGATAAGGCGGTGTGGGTTTGGCTCTCCTTAGCGTTTCTTTTCTCTGTCTTGGCCGTCACGCTTGGGATGAATGAAATCTCGCAACAGCGCGCCGAGATTGCAGAGCTTAAACAGCTGGATGAAGTTGAACGCGAAGTCGTGCTCGGCAAGCAATCGGATTGGGGGTCTGCGGCTTATTACACCTTTCACCTGACCTATGATGCGCCGTCTGATTTTGCTTTCGCCGCCATAGGCCAACGGGATGTAAGCCCTTGGAAACACCGTATTCGGATGTTGGCTTTAGAAGGCCAAATCTATGAAACCGATGCGAATAACCCTGACTTTGCCTTAATTGGCCGATTTGATTTCGCCTTTGTGGCCACGCTCATCGCGCCGCTTTTAGTCATTCTGCTTTTATTTGACCTGCGCTCGGGGGAGCAAGCCGCAGGGCGCTTGCGCCTGATTGAGGCTAGTGCGTCATCTGTGCGTCGTCTCTGGTGGAGCCGGGCGGGCTTACGTGTGGGCGCCTTGATTTTGGCTTTATGCCTGCCTCTCTTGGCGGCGGGCGTAATCTCGGGAACAGCCATCACAACGCTTCTGGCTTGTGCTGGTGCGGTGTGTGTCTATCTCTTGTTTTGGATGGGGCTTACGCTTTGGCTCACGCCAGCCATACGGACTGGGGCTTATAACCTCACCATAATGTTGGGTGTCTGGCTTTTTGTTTGTGCCGTTATACCTGCAAGTTTGACGCAAATAATTAATAAATCTGTTCCGCTTCCTGATGGCGGGGAGATTGTATTGGTTCAGCGCGAAGCCGTAAATGATGCATGGGATATTCCGAAAGAGGAAACATATGCTGCCTTTATGGAACGCCACCCTGAATGGGCAGGCTATACAAAATGGGACAGTGAGGCCTTTGAATGGAAATGGTATTATGCCTTTCAACAAGTCGGCGATCAAACGGCTGAACCTCTGAGTCTGGCATATCGCCAAGGCCGTGAAAAACGTGACACACTAGCAGGGCATGCGAGCTTCATATCTCCGGCCACGCTTATGCAGCGAACAATAGAAGGTTTGGCCAATACAGATATGAAATCGGCGATGGCTTATGAAATAGCTGTTCGCGATTTCCATGCTGGGCTTAGGGCTTGGTATTATCCGCGTCTCTTTCCTAATTTGAAATATGAGGCGGCAGAGCCCACAAATGCGCTGCCAAATTATAATGATGCAGGGCTGTGA